CGAAAACCTTTCGCCAGCTTTAAAATCTTTTTGCGGCGTTGGCGAGCCACATTACCGCGTTTTACTCGTGTCATAGTTAAATTTTACTGAGATTTCTACTAGATAATCTGTATTTAGAGCTTACAAATAAGGCAACATCAACCGGACGTTTAACTCATCGCTTTCATCGACTAACGCTTTTTTGCCTAGACGACGCTTCCGCTCTGTGGTTTTATGCTCTAGGATGTGGTTTCGGTTTGCTTTGCGGCGCATAATCTTTTTGCCGCTACCGCTTACCTGAAACCTTTTGGCTGCGGCTCTGCGAGTTTTAAGTTTGGGCATAGCTTAGCTACTATAAGACACAATCTACTATTATACTACTCTTGACAGACAAGGACAAGGTTTTTGGGGGATGGCGATCGGATTAATTCTTAACAGCTAACCAGTATAGTTGAGACGATAAGCTGCGTTTGCAAATAGGCTTAAGTATTGAGAGTGACACGGTGAAGGTTTCAGCGAATGCCCATTTAACTCAACAATATACAATTTAGCACCGTAGCAGCTTATCCGCCACTACTTTTGACTTTATAGCCCAAATTCGTCAGTATTTCGACTAATTTCTGTTTATGATCGCCTTGAATTTCAATTTCGTTGTCTTTAATCGTGCCACCTGCACCACATTGAGCCTTGAGTTGCTTCAGTAACGTTTGCAAAGTTTCTGGCGAAACCTGAAAACCACTAACTACCGTCACAGTTTTCCCTTTCCTGCCTTTACGGGAGGCTTCAACCTTCAACTTGTGTTGGTTAGCTGGTAATTCTTCACTTGGTCTTTGGGTGGCTTCAACAGGATCGCTGTTACCAAATTCTTGATAAACGATGCGAGGTTTAGGGGTTTTAGTAGAACTCATAGGAGATAATTTTTTGGCTGTTTTATCAGTCTTTTTGGTAAAAATTGGGAAATCACTTTTTACCAGAATCAGTTATGGGTAGACAAATTATAGATTTGTCCTCGATTTTAGCAAGTAAAGAAAGCGATCGCTCTAATGGTGTAGGGTTGGGAGAAAAACTTTGTGCGCTGGTAGTGAAGAAGGGAGTATGACGGAAAACAGTGTTGGGTTTCACTGCGTTCAACCCAACCTACAAGCTATGACCAAACTTCTGACTTATAATTAGGGCTGTCCCGTTATTATTGTGTGTTCCGTGACAGTAACTCCCCTCGCCACTAATCCAGAGTCTACTAGACAGCAACCCGATAATTTAGGAAGGTTTGGCAAGTTTGGTGGTAAGTACGTACCAGAAACCTTGATGCCTGCTTTAATCGAATTAGAATCGGCATATTATCAATACAGTCAAGATCCTGAATTCCAAAGCCAGTTACAACAATTGCTCAGTGACTATGTAGGACGTGCTACACCCTTATATTTTGCGGAACGTCTCACGGAGTATTATGCTAAGCCCGATGGGACTGGAGCGCAAATTTACCTCAAAAGAGAAGATTTAAATCACACTGGCGCTCATAAGATTAATAATGCTCTAGGTCAAGTCTTGTTGGCTTTGCGAATGGGTAAGAAACGGATCATTGCTGAGACGGGTGCGGGTCAGCATGGGGTGGCTACAGCTACTGTTTGCGCGAGATTTGGCTTAAATTGCATTATTTACATGGGCGTTCAGGATATGGAACGCCAATCGCTGAATGTGTTTCGGATGAGGTTGATGGGTGCAGAGGTTAGACCAGTTTCGGCGGGAACTGGTACTTTAAAAGATGCGACTTCTGAAGCGATTCGCGATTGGGTGACGAATGTGGAAAGTACTCACTACATCTTGGGTTCGGTGGCTGGTCCTCATCCATATCCTATGATTGTACGAGATTTTCAAGCCATAATTGGTCAGGAAACTCGCCAGCAAGCAATGGAAAAATGGGGTGGATTGCCAAATATTTTACTGGCTTGTATTGGTGGTGGTTCCAATGCGATGGGTTTATT
This genomic window from Merismopedia glauca CCAP 1448/3 contains:
- a CDS encoding translation initiation factor, whose protein sequence is MSSTKTPKPRIVYQEFGNSDPVEATQRPSEELPANQHKLKVEASRKGRKGKTVTVVSGFQVSPETLQTLLKQLKAQCGAGGTIKDNEIEIQGDHKQKLVEILTNLGYKVKSSGG
- the rpmI gene encoding 50S ribosomal protein L35; translation: MPKLKTRRAAAKRFQVSGSGKKIMRRKANRNHILEHKTTERKRRLGKKALVDESDELNVRLMLPYL
- the trpB gene encoding tryptophan synthase subunit beta, whose amino-acid sequence is MTVTPLATNPESTRQQPDNLGRFGKFGGKYVPETLMPALIELESAYYQYSQDPEFQSQLQQLLSDYVGRATPLYFAERLTEYYAKPDGTGAQIYLKREDLNHTGAHKINNALGQVLLALRMGKKRIIAETGAGQHGVATATVCARFGLNCIIYMGVQDMERQSLNVFRMRLMGAEVRPVSAGTGTLKDATSEAIRDWVTNVESTHYILGSVAGPHPYPMIVRDFQAIIGQETRQQAMEKWGGLPNILLACIGGGSNAMGLFHEFVNEPTVRLIGVEAAGEGIQTGKHAATLTQGEVGVLHGAMSYLLQDSDGQVTEAHSISAGLDYPGVGPEHSYLKDLGRAEYYSITDAEALQGFERLSRLEGIIPALETSHAIAFLDTLCPQLTGSPKIVINCSGRGDKDVHTAIKFFNHS